Below is a genomic region from Ammonifex degensii KC4.
ACCTCGCTTACCCCTTCGCTTCTCAAGCTGCAGGACCTTCCTTCTTCCTGCGTCCATCCCCTGGCGGTGCGCCGAATAGAAGACGCGGTGGGACGGGTGACCACGGTACCCCTGGTACGGGGGGAAGTCCTTTTGCAAAGCAAGCTGGCATCAAGCAAGGACGAAAAACAGGAGCTGGCTTTAAGCTTGCAACCGGGAGAGAGGGCGGTCACGCTGGCGGTGAATGCGGTAAGCGGCGTAGGGGGAGTGCTTAAACCCGGGGATCGGGTGGACGTGGTGGCTACCTTCGACTTGGAATCGCAGGGCACCAAGACCACTTACACTGCTCTGGTAGCCAGCAACGTCCGTGTTTTGGCGTTAGGTTCTAGCGGCGAGAAAAAGCCGTACGATACCGTAACCCTGGCCGTCACCCCTCGCCAGGGAGCGCTCATCACCCTGGCAACGGAGCGGGGGTCGGTGAGGCTTTTCTTGCGTGGACCCAAAGAGCAAGAGGCAACTCAGCTCCTGCCGGTTAAGCTACCGGACTTGCTGGAAGCAGGGAAGCCCTAAGGAGGGGGTAAAGTTGGCTAAGATACGTGTCTTGATAGCCGATGATGCGCCGCGCACGCGTGAGGAGATAAAGCGGCTGCTGGCCTTTGAGGAAGACATAGTGGTAGTGGGTGAGGCAGGGGACGGGGAGGAGGCTCTGCGGTTAGTAGAAGAACTGGCCCCCGATGTGGTACTCATGGACATAAACATGCCCGGGCTTGACGGCATTGCCGCTACCGAGGCCATAAGCGAGCGTTCTCCCCAAACAGGGGTAGTAATCATCTCTATTCAGGGAGAGCAGGAATATCTCCGGCGGGCCATGGCAGCAGGAGCTAGCGATTACCTCATCAAGCCCTTCACTGCCCAAGAGATGGTGGATGCGGTGCGCCGCGTCTGGGAGAAGAACCGGCGCCGGCAGGCCATGACGGCCGTGCGTACCGGGGAGGGTAAGGGGGAGGTCGGCCGGGTAGTGGTCTTTTTCGGCAGTAAAGGAGGTGTGGGGAGGACCACCCTGGCCTGCAACTTAGCCGTACTTTTGGCCCGCCGGGGAAAGCGGGTGAGTTTGGTCGATTTCGATTTGGCAAGTGGCGACGTGGCACTATTCTTCAACCTGGACAAAGGGCAGGGAGTGGCGGAACTGGCGCTTGAGCCTTCCTTGAATCCTGAGACGATAGAGGGTTATCTGCTGAACCACGTTACCGGGGTAAGAATCCTGCGGGCCGGGGGGTTCTCGGAAGAAACCTTGCCCCGCCTCGGACTAGGAGCAGAGATCTTGACCTCCCTTAAGGTAAAAACGCAGTACGTGCTGGTGGACACTCCTCCTTTCTTCTGCTCTTTGACTGAAGAGGCGCTGCTTGCTGCCGACGAAATCGTAGTGGTGGGAAGGAACGATCTCCCCGGGCTCAAACAGCTTAAGACCGATCTTAATTTCTTGAGAGAAAAGGGGTATACCGGGCGGATCTGGACGGTGCTGAACCAGGTAGGAGAAGAGGGCGTGGACCGGGCGGGGCTGGAGAAAGCACTGGGGGCGAAACTGGCAGCCGTTTTGCCGGCGGAATGGCGGGCTTGCCGGCAGGCAGTAAACAAGGGCAATCCCCTGGTCTTAGAGGCTAAGGGTACGCGCCTGGCACAGGCGCTGGAAAGCTTTGCCGGGCAGCTTTCCGGCGAAGAGACCAGCCGAGGATTCTGGCGTAAAGTGCTAAGACGCTAAGTTTCTTGAGGGGGGAAGCGGATGCCTTTTTACGGGCCTTTTTCGACCGGTGAACGGAGCCTATCCGGAGGAAAACCTTCCTCTCGCTCAAAAACCGAAATTTACCAGGATCTGAAGGTGCAGCTTCACAAGCTTTTGGTAGCGGAGCTGGGCGATCGCTTCACCGGCGGCACCGGCGTTTCCAGTGAAGAGGTAGAGCGGGTGGCAAGGACGCTGGTGGAGAGGCACGGAGGCAACCTCCCTCGTTTTGAGCAGCAGCGCTTGGCGGAAGAGCTGGTACAAGAAGCTTTGGGGCTGGGCCCCATCACCCCTTTCCTGGAAGACCCAGAAATTTCGGAGATCATGGTCAATGGCCCGCACCAGGTTTACGTAGAGCGCAAGGGAAAACTGGAGCTGACCCCGGTCACCTTCCGCGACGACGCCCACGTTCTCCAGATCATCGAGCGCATTGTGGCTCCCTTGGGAAGGCGGATAGACGAAAGCGTCCCCATGGTGGATGCCCGCCTGCCGGATGGCTCACGGGTGAACGCTATAATTCCCCCTCTGAGCTTGAACGGGCCGGTCCTCACCATCCGTAAGTTCTCCGCCACCCCGCTTACCATGGAAGATCTCATCCGCCTGGGAACTCTTACTCCTTCCATGGCCCGTTTCTTGGAGGCCTGCGTAAAGGCGCGGCTCAATATCGTGGTCTCGGGCGGGACGGGCAGCGGTAAAACTACTCTTTTGAACGTGCTCTCTTCCTTTATCCCGCCCGACGAGCGGATCATCACCATCGAGGATGCAGCCGAGTTGCAGCTTCGGCAGGAGCACGTGGTGCGCCTGGAGTCCCGTCCTCCCAACATCGAAGGGAAAGGAGCGGTGACCATCCGGGATCTGGTGCGCAACGCTTTGCGCATGCGCCCCGACCGCATTGTGGTAGGCGAGGTGAGGGGCGGGGAGGCGCTCGACATGCTGCAGGCCATGAACACCGGGCACGACGGTAGCCTTACCACCGCCCACGCCAATTCCCCCCGCGACCTCCTCTCCCGCCTCGAGACGATGGTCTTAATGGCAGGGATGGAGCTCCCGGTGCGGGCTATCAGGGAGCAGATCGCTTCGGCGCTGGATCTCATAGTGCATGCCAGCCGCTTTAAGGATGGCTCGCGCAAGGTGACCCACATAACCGAGGTGCAGGGAATGGAGGGGGATGTGATCGTGCTGCAGGACCTTTTCCTCTTCCGCCAAACGGGAGTGGGGCCGGACGGCAAGGTTTTAGGGGAGTTTGTCTGCACGGGCATCCGCCCCCGCTGCGCCGAGCGGCTGGCTGCGGCCGGCATAGAGCTGGATGGTCGCCTTTTCGCTCCCTCCTCTTGGTAAGGGGTGGCCTCGGTGAGCATGGTTATATCCTTTAGCTTGTTTGCCTCCCTCCTTTTCCTGATCCTGGCCTGGAAAGAGCAGCGGGAGGAATTAAGAAGGGCCATCTGGCAGCGCCTGAGCGAGTCTAAAGGCGGTGGAGCGAGAGTTTTTTCCTGGCGGGAGCGGCTACAAGGGGGGCTTAAGGCCCTTTTGGAGGCCTCCAGTCTTACCTCCCGGTTGCGGGCGCGGCTGGAGAGAGAGCTATCTCAGGCCGATCTGCCCCTCAGAGGGGAGGAGTTTCTCCTTATGCAGTTGGTGTTTTTCTTCGGCGGGGGTTGGCTCGGTTACGCCGGGATCCACAGCTTCCTGGGGGCGATAGCAGGAGCGGCTCTCGGCGGGCTTGTCCCTTTCCTTTACTTGCGCCACCTCCGCCGGCAGCGCTTGGCCCGCTTCCAATCCCAGCTGCCCGACGCTTTGAGCCTCATGGCCAACACCATGCGAGCTGGTTTTGGCATGCTTCAGGCCATGGACGTAGTGCGGCGGGAAATGCCCCCTCCTATAAGCCAGGAGTTCGGCCGAACACTGGCGGAGCTCGGCCTGGGGATGGGGGTGGAGGAAGCACTAGAACGTCTTTCCCACCGTGTACCCAGCGACGACCTGGACCTAGCAGTGACGGCGGTGATCATTCAACGCCAGGTGGGAGGAAACTTGGCCGAAATTTTAGATAACATTGCCACCACCATAAGGGAGCGGGTGAGGCTCAAAGGAGAGATTCGGGCTCTCACCGCGCAGGGACGCATATCTGCCCTGATAATCGGCCTTCTTCCTTTGGCCCTCGCTCTTATCCTTTCTCTGATCAACCCCAGCTACTTGCTTACATTGATCTACGAACCCCTGGGGCGCATCATGCTCGGTCTTGGGGCTGCCGGAGAGATCGTGGGTGTTTTGCTCTTGCGCAAAATAACGGAGGTGGAGTTCTAAATGGGCGCGTGGCTTGGCCTTCTTTGGGGTTTAAGTCTAGCCTTTCTGGGTCTTTCCTTCTGGAGCCACCGGCGGGAAAAAGAGACCAGTCTTTGTCGGCGGCTTGCCGATCCCGATGTCGAAGCGATCTGGCGGGAACAGGAGTTGAGGGAGCCTCTGTCCCGACGCATTTTCAAGCCCTGGCTGACGAAGCTGGGTAGGTTAGGTGGGCGCTTTTTGCCTGGAGGTAGCCGGAAGGAAATGTGGGCGAATCTGTTGGCCATGGCCGGGCACCCCTGGGGATTAGGGGTGAACGAGTTCCTGGCGCTCAAGGTGCTGGCGGCCTTGACCGGCGGAATGGCTTTTGTACTCTTTTTCTGGCACCTTACGCCCTTCGCTGCTCCTCTGTGGGGGGTGGTAGGGTGGCTCTTGGGCTTTCTTTTCCCCGATTTTCTGCTTCGGAGCCGCATCCGCCGACGTCAGCGGGAGGTGAGACGGCAGCTGCCAGAGGTGATCGACCTGCTTACCGTGAGTGTGGAGGCAGGATTAGGGTTTGAGGGGGCGCTCACGCGGGTGGTGGAGAAGATGGACGGTCCCCTGCCCCAGGAGATCTGCCGGGCCCTGCAAGAGATAAGGGTGGGGAGGCCGCGGCGGGAGGCGCTGCGGGAGATGGCCCAGAGGATAGGAGTGGAAGAGCTCCTCTCCTTTGTAGGGGCAGTGATCATGGCCGAGCAAATGGGCGTTTCCTTGGCTAGAGTGCTACGCCTGCAGTCCCAGGAGATACGCCGCCGGCGCCGGCAGCAGGCGCAGGAAGCTGCCTTCAAAGCACCTGTGAAGATGCTTCTTCCTCTGGTACTTTGCATTTTTCCGGCCACTTTCGTAGTGTTGCTCGGCCCGGCGGTGCTGCGGATAATGCGTTTCTTCGGCAAGAGCTTTTGAGGCTATGGGACAGAAGGTTTTAAACCTTACCCGCAACTACTTCTTGGTAACCAGACTTTACAAGGCGCGCACTTTTAGCCAGCGCTTACGTGGACTCATCGGTAGAGCCCCGCTTAAGCCCGGTGAGGGCTTGCTCATCGAACCCTGCCGGGCGGTCCACACCTGCTTCCTCTCCTGTCCCATAGATGTCCTTTTCTATGATAGCGAGAAAAGGGTGGTAGCCCTTTTCCCCTCCCTTTTACCCTGGCGCTTCACCCCTTTCATAGAGCAAGCCCAAGGGGTTCTGGAGCTGCCCGCCGGGACCCTTAAAATTTCCGGTACCCAGATCGGAGACGAGCTCGGTTTTGAGCAGGATTGAGGGGAGGAATGCCTAAGAAATAATACCTGTAAGGAGTTTCAAGCTCAAGTTTGCAGGGGTGAAACGAGTGCCTACCAGGGTACTGGAGGTCATTAAAAAGCGCTGTTCCGTGCGGCAGTACAAAGAAGATCCCGTACCGCGCGAACTCATCGAGCAAATCTTGGAGGCGGCGCGCTGGGCTCCCTCGGCAGGGAACTTGCAGCCCTGGTTCTTTTACGTGATAACCGATGCCGGGAGGCGTCGCTGCCTGGCGGCGGCCGCGTGGGGACAAAAGTTTGTGGGCGAAGCGCCGGTACTGATTGTAGTCTGTGCCGAGCCCCAGCGCTCCGCTCAGCATTACGGGGAAAGGGGCAGATCCCTTTACTGTATTCAGGACACGGCGGCGGCCATACAAAACCTCTTGCTGGCTGCCACGGCCTATGGCCTGGGGACTTGCTGGGTAGGGGCTTTTGACGAAAACCAGGTGCGCCACTGCTTGGGTATACCTCCCGAGCGGCGGCCGGTAGCCATAGTAACCTTAGGCTATCCCCAGTCCTGGCCGGAGAAGCGCACCTCGCGCCGTCCCCTAGACGAAATAGTAAAGTTCATGTGAGAAGGGGAGACAGGAGCAATGCTTTTCGATCTTTACCTACCCGGGCGGGTTCTCTTTGGTCCTGGCAGTACCTACCGCCTGGGGGAAGAGGCACGACGCTACGGGAATAAAGTGCTTTTGGTGACGGGGCGCCGCAGTTTAAAAGAGTCGGGTAATTTCGAGCGGGTGACCATGCCCTTCGTGACGGCCAAGCTGGAGTTTGCTCTTTACGACCGGGTTCCTCCCGAACCCACCCTGGAAGCGGTGGAGGAACTGCGCCGTTACCTGCGGGAGGAAAAGTGCGATGTGGTGGTGGCCGTGGGGGGTGGGAGCGTCCTGGATACGGTAAAGGCAGCAACTGGTCTTTTTTACGAAGAAGGAACGGTAAAAGAATATTTTTACGGGCGAGAGATCACCAAGCCCAAGTTCCCCTGGATAGCAGTGCCGACCACTGCCGGCAGCGGCTCCGAAGCTACTACCATCGCCGTGCTCAAAGACCCGGAAGTACCTAAAAAGCAAAGCTTGCGCCATCCTTTCTGGCTGCCCGACGTGGCCGTGGTAGATCCCATACTCACCATGTCCCTCCCGCGGGAGCTCACCGCCCGCGCTGGGCTTGATGCCCTCACCCATGCGGTGGAGGCTTACACCTGCCGCTTTACTAACCCCTTCAGCGATGCGGTGAGCCGGGAGGCAGTGCGGCTGATCGTGCAGAACATCTATACTGCCTATACCGTTCCCCGCAACCGGGATGCCCGGGAAAAAATGATGCAGGGTAGCTTCTTGGCCGGGATGGCCATCCAAAGCGCAGGAGTAGGGGCAGTGCATGCGCTGGCTCATGTTCTGGGAGCGCGTTACGATCTGCCACACGGGCTGGCCTGCGGGATGCTCCTGCCCCACGTCATGGCCTTCAACCTCCCGCTGGTGGAAGACAAGTACGCCCAGCTGGCGGTGACGGCGGGTATAGTACCTCCTGCCACGCCCGCCCCCCAGGCGGCCGAGCGCTTCGTCGGCTATGTCCGGCTGCTTACTACCAAGCTGGGCCTGCCCACACGGCTGCGGGAGGTAGGAGTGAAGGAGGAAGATCTACCCTCCATAGCAGAAGAAGCTTTGACGGCCAGCTCCATGGCCCGGAACCCCCGCCGGGCCTCGCGGGAAGACCTGCTTAACCTTTTGCGCGAAGCCTTTTAAGGAAGGTCGGGGAAGATGTGGGCCAGGCGTCTTAAAGCCTCCCGTTTATCGTTTATTCCCAGCTTGGCCCTTTCCACCGCCCGGGAAAGCACCTGAATGCTGTGAACCATGGTCACCCGGTCCACCGGGTAAGGATGCCCGTCTTTCCCTCCATGGGCGAAGGCGAAGCGGGCCGGATCGCAGTAGCTTAGAGGGGTGCCATAGACGAGTTCGGCTATGAGGCTTAAAGCCCGCAGCCCTTGTGCTCCTATACCGGGCGTTTCCAAGAGTGAGAGAAAGTCGGCCGGGAGCCTTTCATAAGTGTGGAGGAAAACCGTTTTCAGGCGCCGGGGGTTAAGATCGGAAAGCCAGAGCTGGTGTCGGCGCGGCAGATCGAGAACCTTCTCTTTAAGCCCAGAAAGCCACTTCACCAGCTTCTCTGGCTGCTCCCGAGCAATTTCAGGCAGTAGATCGCGGGCGGTACGGCTTTCCCGGGCTACCAGGTTCAGGACGAATTCCTCCCGTCGCTCGCTGCATATGGCCGCATGCGGTTCCTCGGCAAAATCGGGACAGGCGAAGGAAAGCCAGTGGTACCGGCGCGCCTCCCGGCGCTCGGTATTCATCCCCTGCTGAACCACCGCCCACTCACCGGAAGAGGTGAAGAAAAAGGTGTGGTGGTAAAGCTCGTAACCGTCCTGAAGAGCGCTCTGGTCTATTTTGGCTGCCAGACGGGAGGCGCGAACCAGTTTTTCCGGGTCGACCTTGAGAGAGTAGCGCTCGGCATGGCGGCAAATCTCCTCCGGGGTCTTGAAGCCCGCGGTTCCTTTTCCCCCGCAGACGAAAAGTCCTAGCTCCCCTTCCCGGTGCCGCAAGGCTTCTTTAAGTGCCCCGCAAACGGTGGTAGTCACGCCCGAGGAATGCCAGTCAAAGCCCAGCACGCAGCCCAGGGACTGGAACCAGAAGGGATCGCTCAAGCGCCGCAAAACCCCTTCGGCTCCCTCTTCCAGAACCAAGAGTTCCACAATGGCGCGGGCGAGCTCCACCATTTTTTCGAAGAGCCAGGGTGGGCAGCGGCCGTGGTGCAAGGGCAGGTTGGTAATGCCGGTGCGCAAAGCCTTCCCCTCCTTTTCCCTAAGATTTTAACACCGGATACGCCGGGCGTTCACCCTCAGAAACTGCTGCCGGGTTACGAAAATCTTTAAGTGAGGGATCGGAACCGGTGAAGCTCGATCAGCTCCTAGGTCGGGCCCGTGCCGGAGATGGGGAGGCGCGCGAGGAATTGCTGCGCCTTTTAAGGCCTTTTGTTCTGCGCGTGGCTTCCCACTTCTTCAAACGGCCGGTGACCTGGAGCGACGAGGCGGCCAGTGTAGCCTTTTTGGCCCTGAACGAGGCCATAGACCAGCACGACGAAAAGAGGGGGTCCCCTTTCCTGGTCTTTGCCCGGTGGGTGATAAGATCCCGGCTTATCGACTTTTGCCGCCAAGAAAACTCCTCCTGGGCTTCGCTGGAAGAGGCTGATTCACAGGGAAAGGATGGAGGAGAAGCAGAACTTGCTTGGGAGCGCAGAGAAGAAATAGAACGCTACGCTGCTCTGCTTTCCGAGTTCGGGCTTAAGTTTTCCGACCTGGTCAAGGCCTCGCCCAAGCACCGGGATACCCGGGAAAGGTTTATAAAGGCGGCTAAAGCGCTGGCCAGTGAGAAAGCGCTTTTCGATCAACTGATGAAGACCAAGCGCCTGCCCCTCAATGAGCTAGCTTTGCTCACTGGCATACCGCGAAAAACCTTGGAAAGAGGGCGCCGCTACCTTCTGGCCCTGAGTCTAATTTTCGGCTACCCAGAGGAGTTTCCTTATCTTTACTCCTATCTTCACGGGATCCTTTCCGAGAGGCGGGAAGAAAAGTGAAAGAAGGAAAGGGCCTGGTTTTGTCGGAAGAAAAGGGCAGAGCAATAGTACTTACCCCCGAGGGGGAATTTCTAGAGGTGTCGTCTAGCGGAAAAGGGGTGGGAGAAGAAACCATTTTTCGCCGCCCTGGCTGGAAAAGGAGGTTATACGCCGCCCTGGCCCTGGCCGCAACTTTTCTGCTGGTGGCCAGTTTCTCCCTCTACTACTGGTGCTTTCCGGCACCGGCGGCTTACGTTTCTCTGGACCTCAATCCCAGCCTGGAGCTAGGTGTCAATCGGGAGGGAAAGGTCGTTGCCCTGCACCCTTACGATGATGAGGGACATAAACTGTTGGCGGATGCTAACATTAAAGGTTTGCCCTTAAAGCAGGCGCTCGGCGTTTTGTTCGATCGGGCTTGCTCCTTCGGTTTCCTGAGTTCCAACTCAGAGGGAGTGGTCTTAGTAGCGGTGGTTCAGGCCGAACCGGTGCTCGCTCCCCAGGGAGTTGCCTCTTGGGTGGAAGAAGAGCTGGCCCGGGACCAGGTGGAAGCCAAGGTGGTGGTGCTTAACCTCCCTCCGGCTTTCGGCAAGGAGGCCCGCCGGGCAAATCTTTCTCCCGGCCGCTATGCTCTCTTCAAAGGGGTAGCTTCCCAGAAGGGGAAAGGACCGAGTATGGCGGAAATAAGGCACATGAAACTGGGGCAGCTGGAGGAGCAGTACGGGATGGGGGTGGAAGAGCTGCTCCGGGGAGAGGGAAGGGAAGTAGTGGTGAGGAAAATGAGGCAGGAAAAAGGTTCTGGGAGGGCGAAAAAAGAGGAAGCAGGGATAAAAGGAGAAGAGGACAGCCATCCTTTGAAAGGCAAGAACGAATTCAAAAGGAGGAAAACTTCTTTAGATGATACCGCTACGCGACACCACCCTTTCGAGGCACTTCCCAATAGTGACGGTGGCCATAATAGCGGCCAACCTTCTCATCTTCCTTTACGAGGTGAGTCTAAGCCACCGGGAGCTGGACTTACTGGTGAGGGCCTTCGGAGTGGTTCCCGCCCGTGAACTTGCTCACCTAGCGCTTGCTCCCTTTTCTTTTACAACTTACCTTCCTTTCCTGACCTCTATGTTTTTGCACGGGGGCTGGGTTCACGTTCTGGGGAACATGCTTTACCTGTGGGTTTTTGGAGACAATGTGGAAGACATTATGGGGCGTTTTCGTTTTCTCGTATTCTATCTCTTCACTGGGTTTATAGGAAGCCTTCTGCACATATGGATGGATCCTGATTCTCATATTCCCACCGTTGGAGCCAGCGGTGCCATAGCGGGAGTGTTGGGGGCTTATTTTGTAAGCTTTCCCCACTCGCGGGTGCTCACTTTAGTGCCCATATTCATCTTTCTCACCCTGGTCGAGTTGCCGGCCGTGCTGTTTCTCTTCCTCTGGTTCGGGCTGCAGCTTTTAAGCGGGGTGGCTTCTTTAGGGGTGCCGGGGGAGCCGGTAGCCTGGTGGGCTCACATAGGGGGCTTTGTTTCTGGCGCGGTGCTGGTGCACGTCTTCCGGCGGCGCTAAAAATTTAGGGCGGGCACCATACGCCCGCCCTTTTTCTTTGTAGTTTTAGTGACGGATGTCTGTAGCCCAGTTCCAGCCGCTGTTGTTGTCCCAGTTGTTGGCACTGTCTTTGAAGCAGAAGTTGATCTCACTCTGCCCGTTTACCGGGACGGAAGCCACAAAAGAGCCGTCGGGTTCCCGGCGCATTTCTACCGTGTTAATATTCTTCCAGCCGTCGTAGCCGTAGTGGCAGAAGACCCGGTCGGCCCCGCTCTTGGCTAAAAGCCCCTTGTAGCGGATGAGCACGTCCCTTCCCTTGAAAGCAGGAGAAGGGCAGACATCCACCCGGTCGTCGAGTATCTGCTTACCCTTGATTACAAACATTTTCTTTCACTCCCCTTTGAGTCTTGAAATTCGGTAGCCGCTTTATAGTCTGTGTTCTTCCCTGCTGCTGGTATACGCTCCCAGAAAAATTCGTACATTTACCGCTCATTCGACCGGTTCCTCCGCCTTCCCTTGAAGCCCCAGAGGCCCAGAAGCAAAATAGCTCCTCCTATTGCCAACGGAAGAAAACTTCTCCGTACGGAAAGCTGCGCCCCGGAGAGGGAGAAAATCAAAAGCTCGCCCGGCTGATTTACCCCTACGCCAGAAAGATAAAGCTTTTCTTTACCCACCCAGGCGTAAACCGGTTCAGCTTTGGTGGCAAAATCGGCTATTTTTTCTACTCGTCCTCCGCAAACAGCCAAAATCCTCCCCTTGACCCCGCCCGCTTCCTCCCGCCAGAAGACGGGGACGAGCACTCTTTTTCTTGCCGGGTCAAGAAGAGGCGGTCCCGCCTCAAAAACAGCTCGGGGGAGAAGCCCGCACTTCTCCCGCAGGTCTTCTCCTTTCCCGTTGCACCACCGGGAAATCACCTGCCGGCCGGTAACTATGATCTCGCCAGTGTAAGGGTTGAGGATAGCCCCGTGGATGCGGTTCTCTGCCGGTATCTGAAGTGACTGCCAGGTAACTCCTCCGTCTTTAGAGTATTGCACACCCGCCCAGCCATCCATCGAGCCGCGCCAAGCCCAGATCTTCTTTGAGTCACCGGGGTCAAAGAAAAAGCCGTCCGCGGCGGGAATTTTTCCCGGCAAAGAACGCTCTTCCCAGGTTTTGCCACCATCCCGCGTTTCCCGGAAATGGTGTAGGGAAATCATGGCCTTCCCTGGCGAAACCGGCAGGAGGTAAGCCCTTTCCGGATTCAGGATATCCGGAACCACCCGGTATGGGGGACAGGAATTTGTGGCTTCCGTGCCCGGGACTTCGCGCCAGGTGGCTCCGGCGTCAGAAGTAGCGTAAAGAGCGAATCGGTTCCCGCCCCGCTTTTGCGCCCAAACAAACACCGCACCTTCCGTGCCACTTTGCACTCCAACGGTTTGAAGACCGGCAAAAATAGTGTTGACCGAAGCAAGAGTCTCAACGGGAATAAACTCCGCACCGAGGTGTGAGCTTCGGTAGAGACGGCAGGCAAAGCTGGCGCAGCCCTTATTCGGCTCAATAACCCGATAGGCAAGCGCTCCTGCAGAATCAATGTGAAAGGGATAAGTCTCCGGTGGGAGAGGGTAAGAACGCGGCATGGGAGCGTTTTTCGCTGAAGCACCCGCTGTTATCGTCAAAAAAACAACCATGATGAAAAGAAAAAGAGTACTTTTTGGAACTGAGCGCACGAAACTGTGCGCCATTCTTTTTGCACCTCCAAGACGAGAGAGAAAAAATGTGCCCGAGAGGCGGTACTCCGGGGCGCGCTTAGCTAATAATAGAAGGGACGGGCCAGTTTCCCAAACTGACCCGGTAAACCCGGATCGAAGAAGGACGGGTGTGTTCGTCAGCAAGTGGCTGGACAGGAGCTGCCAGACCCTTTTCTTCGCGAAGCTGTTCCGGAGTTGCCGCTAGATCTTCGATCACCTTACCCCCTGGAGATTTAGGAACTTCCCCGCTTTCTCACGAATCCTTTCGAGTTCTGCCGCTCTGGCCTCCTCGGGGGTATTAAAACCGTAACCGGCATCTCTTATGATGTTGACTGGCGCCATGGAAGCTTCGACAATGACCCAACGGCCGTCCTCTAAGGCCAGAACATAAAGCCGGTAGTTGACTCCATTGTAAAACCAGCGACTCTCCTTCTTGAGCTGATAATCGATAGCGACGTAGTAGGTTACCACCTGCGGCCAGACAGCCTTGTAAACGTCTAACCAGGTGATAGCTGCGGCCAGCTTTTCCGGCAGGGGCTTAACTCCCACAAGCTTGGCCCTCACTACATCCCGCATCACATCGGCTTCAGGTTGATTCCTCTTAATATTCGCGATGATCTTT
It encodes:
- a CDS encoding AAA family ATPase; this encodes MAKIRVLIADDAPRTREEIKRLLAFEEDIVVVGEAGDGEEALRLVEELAPDVVLMDINMPGLDGIAATEAISERSPQTGVVIISIQGEQEYLRRAMAAGASDYLIKPFTAQEMVDAVRRVWEKNRRRQAMTAVRTGEGKGEVGRVVVFFGSKGGVGRTTLACNLAVLLARRGKRVSLVDFDLASGDVALFFNLDKGQGVAELALEPSLNPETIEGYLLNHVTGVRILRAGGFSEETLPRLGLGAEILTSLKVKTQYVLVDTPPFFCSLTEEALLAADEIVVVGRNDLPGLKQLKTDLNFLREKGYTGRIWTVLNQVGEEGVDRAGLEKALGAKLAAVLPAEWRACRQAVNKGNPLVLEAKGTRLAQALESFAGQLSGEETSRGFWRKVLRR
- a CDS encoding type II secretion system F family protein produces the protein MGAWLGLLWGLSLAFLGLSFWSHRREKETSLCRRLADPDVEAIWREQELREPLSRRIFKPWLTKLGRLGGRFLPGGSRKEMWANLLAMAGHPWGLGVNEFLALKVLAALTGGMAFVLFFWHLTPFAAPLWGVVGWLLGFLFPDFLLRSRIRRRQREVRRQLPEVIDLLTVSVEAGLGFEGALTRVVEKMDGPLPQEICRALQEIRVGRPRREALREMAQRIGVEELLSFVGAVIMAEQMGVSLARVLRLQSQEIRRRRRQQAQEAAFKAPVKMLLPLVLCIFPATFVVLLGPAVLRIMRFFGKSF
- a CDS encoding nitroreductase family protein, whose amino-acid sequence is MPTRVLEVIKKRCSVRQYKEDPVPRELIEQILEAARWAPSAGNLQPWFFYVITDAGRRRCLAAAAWGQKFVGEAPVLIVVCAEPQRSAQHYGERGRSLYCIQDTAAAIQNLLLAATAYGLGTCWVGAFDENQVRHCLGIPPERRPVAIVTLGYPQSWPEKRTSRRPLDEIVKFM
- a CDS encoding DUF192 domain-containing protein encodes the protein MGQKVLNLTRNYFLVTRLYKARTFSQRLRGLIGRAPLKPGEGLLIEPCRAVHTCFLSCPIDVLFYDSEKRVVALFPSLLPWRFTPFIEQAQGVLELPAGTLKISGTQIGDELGFEQD
- a CDS encoding iron-containing alcohol dehydrogenase family protein, coding for MLFDLYLPGRVLFGPGSTYRLGEEARRYGNKVLLVTGRRSLKESGNFERVTMPFVTAKLEFALYDRVPPEPTLEAVEELRRYLREEKCDVVVAVGGGSVLDTVKAATGLFYEEGTVKEYFYGREITKPKFPWIAVPTTAGSGSEATTIAVLKDPEVPKKQSLRHPFWLPDVAVVDPILTMSLPRELTARAGLDALTHAVEAYTCRFTNPFSDAVSREAVRLIVQNIYTAYTVPRNRDAREKMMQGSFLAGMAIQSAGVGAVHALAHVLGARYDLPHGLACGMLLPHVMAFNLPLVEDKYAQLAVTAGIVPPATPAPQAAERFVGYVRLLTTKLGLPTRLREVGVKEEDLPSIAEEALTASSMARNPRRASREDLLNLLREAF
- a CDS encoding CpaF family protein, encoding MPFYGPFSTGERSLSGGKPSSRSKTEIYQDLKVQLHKLLVAELGDRFTGGTGVSSEEVERVARTLVERHGGNLPRFEQQRLAEELVQEALGLGPITPFLEDPEISEIMVNGPHQVYVERKGKLELTPVTFRDDAHVLQIIERIVAPLGRRIDESVPMVDARLPDGSRVNAIIPPLSLNGPVLTIRKFSATPLTMEDLIRLGTLTPSMARFLEACVKARLNIVVSGGTGSGKTTLLNVLSSFIPPDERIITIEDAAELQLRQEHVVRLESRPPNIEGKGAVTIRDLVRNALRMRPDRIVVGEVRGGEALDMLQAMNTGHDGSLTTAHANSPRDLLSRLETMVLMAGMELPVRAIREQIASALDLIVHASRFKDGSRKVTHITEVQGMEGDVIVLQDLFLFRQTGVGPDGKVLGEFVCTGIRPRCAERLAAAGIELDGRLFAPSSW
- a CDS encoding type II secretion system F family protein, producing the protein MVISFSLFASLLFLILAWKEQREELRRAIWQRLSESKGGGARVFSWRERLQGGLKALLEASSLTSRLRARLERELSQADLPLRGEEFLLMQLVFFFGGGWLGYAGIHSFLGAIAGAALGGLVPFLYLRHLRRQRLARFQSQLPDALSLMANTMRAGFGMLQAMDVVRREMPPPISQEFGRTLAELGLGMGVEEALERLSHRVPSDDLDLAVTAVIIQRQVGGNLAEILDNIATTIRERVRLKGEIRALTAQGRISALIIGLLPLALALILSLINPSYLLTLIYEPLGRIMLGLGAAGEIVGVLLLRKITEVEF
- a CDS encoding DUF763 domain-containing protein; the protein is MRTGITNLPLHHGRCPPWLFEKMVELARAIVELLVLEEGAEGVLRRLSDPFWFQSLGCVLGFDWHSSGVTTTVCGALKEALRHREGELGLFVCGGKGTAGFKTPEEICRHAERYSLKVDPEKLVRASRLAAKIDQSALQDGYELYHHTFFFTSSGEWAVVQQGMNTERREARRYHWLSFACPDFAEEPHAAICSERREEFVLNLVARESRTARDLLPEIAREQPEKLVKWLSGLKEKVLDLPRRHQLWLSDLNPRRLKTVFLHTYERLPADFLSLLETPGIGAQGLRALSLIAELVYGTPLSYCDPARFAFAHGGKDGHPYPVDRVTMVHSIQVLSRAVERAKLGINDKREALRRLAHIFPDLP
- the cpaB gene encoding Flp pilus assembly protein CpaB; amino-acid sequence: MRAKLFLLLSLLCAVGAAVGTYFYLERLKATYRQKAHYVSVVVAAQDIPVRTSLTPSLLKLQDLPSSCVHPLAVRRIEDAVGRVTTVPLVRGEVLLQSKLASSKDEKQELALSLQPGERAVTLAVNAVSGVGGVLKPGDRVDVVATFDLESQGTKTTYTALVASNVRVLALGSSGEKKPYDTVTLAVTPRQGALITLATERGSVRLFLRGPKEQEATQLLPVKLPDLLEAGKP